Sequence from the Nitrospirota bacterium genome:
AACGATACCCTTTACCTCAGGATGGTTTCTATCCCCCAAAATAACGACCTGATAGCCATTTTCCTTCAAAAGTTTAGCATAGTGCTGTGCATTTTTTACAAACGGGCAGGTCGCGTCAATGATCTTGATGCCCCTGGATGTGATCGAATCGTAGGTCTGGAAGGGTATGCCGTGGGTCCTGATAATCAGTGAAGAAATCTTTTTGTTATCAAGGTCGTCTATCTCAAGGGGGGATATGCCTTCCTCCTCCAGCTTCGCAATGACCTGGGGGTTATGGATGATCGGGCCGAGCGTGTAGAGGCCTTTTTTATTGTCCTTTGCCATATCAAAGGTAATATCAATAGCACGCTTTACGCCAAAGCAGAAGCCTGCCCGTTTTGCGGTGATAATCTTCATATCAGATGCACCGCTTCACCGCTCTTCACCCTGCTGGATGATCCTGAGGATTTTTCTGAATACGTCCTGCACGGACATGCCTGTGGAGTCGATGACTACCGCATCCTCTGCTATTCTGAGAGGTGCCAGATCTCTGCCTGAGTCTCTGGCATCACGCTCAAGAATATCCAGATGGATCTTTTCTTTACTGACCTCATATCCCCTTGCATTCATTTCAAGGGTGCGGCGTTCTGCCCGTTCTTCTGCAGAGGCATCGAGATAAAACTTTTTGTACGCATAGGGAAAAACTACGGTTGTCATGTCTCTGCCTTCAGCTACCAGGTTTTCATGCTGCAATGCCTCTCTCTGGATATCGAGCAGTAATTCCCGGACAAGACGGTGGGCAGAAAAAACTGACGCGAAGTGGCTTGCCTCAGGTGAACGGATCTCCTCAGAAACGTTCTTATGGTTCAGATAGACCTTGCCCTTTCTGAAGGATACCTTTGTTATTTCCAGTGCTGCTGCGATCTCATCATCGCCCGAGTCCTCATTCAGTCCCCGGTGCAGGAGGCCAAGTGCAACAGCGCGGTATAAGGCGCCGGTATCAAGGTATTCATAGCCGAGGTCCTGCGCAAGGAGTTTGGCGATGGTGCTTTTGCCTGCCCCTGAAGGCCCGTCTATGGCGATTACCTTGTTCATGCGGTCAGCCTGCGGATGTCTGCGAAAAAATCAGGGAATGAAATGGCAACGGCAGAGGCGTTGTTGATCACGGTCGTACCCCCGGCAAGAAGGCCTGCCACTGCCATGGCCATGGCGATCCTGTGGTCACCATGGCTGTCTACTTCTGCAGCCTTGAGGGTTTCATTGCCGGTTATGCTTATGCCGTCAGGGAACTCCTCGAGTGCTACCCCCATTTTGGAAAGTTCTGCAGCCATTGCCTTGATGCGGTCCGATTCTTTCAGTCGCAGTTCTTCTGCGCCCCTGATAATGGTCGTGCCTTCCGCCCGCGCAGCGGCAATGCAGAGGATCGGGAACTCGTCGATCAGGGAAGGCACCATCTCGGCAGTGACCGTTGCCGCCTTCAGGCCTGCCTGTCCTTTGCAGAAGATGTCTGCCACCGGCTCCCCGGATACGGAACGCACATTTTCTATCTCTATATGCGCTCCCATACTCCGTAAGACATCGATCAGGCCGGTCCGCGTCGGGTTGATCCCGACATTCCGGAGGATAACCTCTGCCCCCGGGATCAGGAGCGCCGCGACCATAATAAAGGCAGCTGAAGAAAAATCGCCCGGCACGTCGATCTCCTGAGCATAAAGCTCTTTACCTGAATGGACCGATACGTTCAGCCCGTCTGTTTTGAGGTCTGCGCCGAAAGCAGGCAGCATACGCTCTGTATGGTCGCGCGACTTTGAGGGCTCAGTTATCATGGTCATGCCCCCTGCATAGAGACCTGCCAGCAAAATAGCTGATTTGACCTGGGCACTCGCCATCGGCATATCGTAAACGATAGCTTTGATGTTGCCGCCGCTGATCGCGAACGGTGCGTAACGGTTGTTGTCCCTTCCTGTAATGTGGGCACCCATAAGGCTGAGGGGTTTGATGATCCTTGCCATAGGCCGGCTGCGCAGAGAGCTGTCTCCTGTCACCACCGAGAAGAACGGGTTTGCGGCAAGCACGCCTGAAAGGAGGCGGATCGTTGTGCCTGAATTTCCGCAGTCGATGACGTCAGCCGGTTCAGTAAGTCCATGCAGCCCTTTGCCGTAAATAATAAGGGTATGCCCCTGGTCGTCGATCTCTATCCCGAGGGTCCTGAAGGCATGCATGGTGCTTTCGGTGTCCTGTGCCCTGAGAAAGTTTCTGACCATGCCCTTCCCTTTGGCTAACGAGGAGAACATTACAGCCCTGTGTGATATGGACTTGTCAGGGGGCGGGGTCACCTCTCCTGAGAACCGCGCTGCTTTTGTTATCTCAATCCTGTCCAATGTTTTCCCTCGCTTCGCTCGCTCTGGCGAACTCCCGCCTGAGCGAGCCCGCATCACCTGTATTTAGATGCGTCTCTAACCGGCTCAGATTATTCCTGAATACTGCTATCATCTCTATAAGATTCTGTCTGTTGAGCAGAGAAATATCCGACCAGATATCCGGAGAACTTGCGGCGATCCTGGTCATGTCCCTGAAGCCCTGACCGCAATAGGACAGATAAGAGGCGTCAATGTCCGATACGGTATTGACCATGGTATATGCAATAAGATGGGGCAGGTGGCTTACGGCAGCATATACCCTGTCATGTTCGGCAGGACCCATAGACAGTATCTTTGATCCCAGGCCTGTCCAGAGAGCTGTAACCTTCTTCAGCGCAGCGGGATCGGACTGTTCCGTAGGTGTTACGATGCAGAGTGCATCACGGAACAGATCAGCATGCGCAAAATCAATACCTGAACGGTCACTGCCGGCTATGGGATGGCTGCCGATGAAATGCACATCAGGAGGCATCAGCCTTTCAAGCTCAGAAACGAGGTCGCCTTTGACGCTCCCCACATCAGTGACGATCGCTCCTTTCTTGAAAGAAGGGGCGGCCTGTTTTACCAGTTCAATAAAAGACCCTGTTGGTGCAGCAAGGAGAATGAGGTCAGCATCGCTGCATGCTGATGCAGGATCTGAAGAAATAACGTCGATAATCCCCATATTTCTTGCGCGCTCAAGATTCCCCCTGCTTCTGCCATAGCCAAATACATGGCCGGAGATATTCTGTTTTTTTACCGCAAGGCTGAAGGATGCGCCGAGCAATCCAACGCCAAGGACTGCTGTCTTAGGGAAGACCAACGATCAGATCTCCCTGCCAACGGCGGCTGCTACCGGTTTCATCTCTTTCATGAGTTGTTCGAACTGTTCCGGTCTCAGGGACTGGTCTCCGTCAGACATCGCCTCTTCAGGATTGGAGTGCACCTCGATAATAAGCGCATCAGCTCCTGCTGCAATTGCTGCTTTTGCCATGGGAGCGACCAGGCTCCGCTTGCCCACGCCATGGCTTGGGTCAACCACAATGGGCAGATGGGTAAGCTCCTTCAAAACAGGCACAGCGCTGAGGTCAAGCGTATTTCTTGTTGCGGTTTCGAAAGTCCTGATGCCCCGCTCGCAGAGCATGACATTATGATTGCCGCGGGACATGATATATTCTGCAGACATGAGCCATTCCTTGATGGTCGATGCAAGTCCGCGCTTCAGCAGCACCGGCTTATCGGAAGTACCGACCTCAAGAAGGAGCCTGAAGTTCTGCATGTTGCGTGCGCCGATCTGAATGATGTCCGTATATTTATTGATCACATCCATGTCGCGCGGGTCCATGATCTCGGTGATGATCGGCAGTCCGGTCTTCTCCCGCGCCTCTGCAAGATACTGAAGCCCTTCTTCCCCGAGTCCCTGGAATGCATACGGGGATGTGCGGGGTTTAAATGCGCCGCCGCGCAGGAATGTCGCTCCGGCAGCTTTTACTTTTTCGGCGATACTGCTGAGCACGGTCCTGTTTTCTACGGCGCAGGGGCCTGCCATGACCGGTATTTTTTTCCCGCCGATGGCAATGCCGCGTACGTTGATGACGGTATTTTCTTTCTGAAACTCACGGCTTGCAAGCCTGTACGGTTTGACGATCCGGACGACATTTTCAACACCCGGTGCAGCACGGAACGAGTCTTCCTCTTCTTCCGTCACCTTTGAGGTGTCACCGATGGCGCCGATGATCGTCCTCTCCGTGCCTTTTGATATATGCGCCTGCAGCCCCCGGCTTTCGAGCTTCTTGACGATATGACGGATGTCTTCTTCCGTTGCTTCAGCACCTAATACAATGATATCCATTTTGATATTCCTCCAGAGTTAGTGTACGTGTCAGTTTGCCGTGTCAGTAGTGGTCTGTGTATTTCTTGTCTGACACTAAGCACTTACACTGATCACTTCTTTGAATGCTTCAATAAACCTTCTGTTTTCCTCAGGCAGACCGATGGTTACGCGGATCGCCCTGGGCCCCATCGGTCTTGTGATAACGCCTTTTTTCATCATGCTGTTGTTCAGGCCGACGGCGTCAGCTATCGGGATATAGATAAAGTTCGCCTCTGTCGGAACAAAGGAGATATTGAGAGCGGCGAGCTGCTGATACAGATATTCCCTGCCTTCGTTATTGGTTTTTCGGGAATTGGCTACGTGTGCCGTGTCTCTCAGTGCTGCCAGTGCCGCCTTCTGCGCTAGGGAATTGGTATTGAAGGGCTCCCTGAGTCTGTTCATGTCCGTAAGGATTTCTTTCTTCGCAATGCCATATCCTATGCGCAGCCCGGCAAGGCCATAGATCTTCGAAAAGGTCCTCAGGATAAGGATGTTTTTGCCTGCCCTAAATTGCTTCATGCTGTCTGCATAGTCAGGGGCAGTAACATATTCATAGTACGCTTCGTCAATCACGACAAGCATATCGTCAGTGATCTTTTCCATCAGGCGGTCAAACTCATCGTTCGTGTTGATTGTGCCGGTGGGGTTGTTCGGGTTTGCGATGAAGATCATCTTTGTCTTTGGCGTGATCGCCGCTGCCATCGCTTCAAGGTCATGGCGGAAGTCCTTCAGAGGCACCTGTATCGACTTGCCGCCGACAGACTGCACTGCCATGCCGTAAACGACAAAGGAGGGAGATGCCATGACCGCCTCGTCTCCTGCCTGCAGATAGGTCCGCGCAGCAATGTCGAGCAGTTCGTTTGAGCCATTGCCGAGAATCAGTTCATCAGGGGTTATCAAAAGCATTTCTGAAAGCGCATTTTTCAGGTAATATCCGGCTCCATCAGGATAGCGGTTCAGGTCTGAAAAGGAATCCTTTATCGCCTTGACGGCCTCGGGAGAGGGGCCGAGCGGGTTCTCGTTTGAGGCGAGCTTGATCGAGTTCGAAATGCCAAGCTCCCGTTCTAGTTCCTCGATCGGTTTGCCCGGCACATAGGGGGCAATGACTGCGATATAGTCAGGCGGTTTTATCATGATACCTTCCCCTGCGGATATGATCCTAAAATTTTAAGATAGAGACAGTTTTCTGTCAGCGAGTCGATGGCCTTGCGTATCTTTTTGTCTTCAACATGACCTTCCATATCGACAAAGAAAATATATTCCCAGGCCTTTCTCTTTGAAGGCCGTGATTCTATTTTTGTGAGATTGATCTTTGTCCTCTTAAAGGGCAGCAGCACTTCATAGAGCGCGCCCGGCTTATGCTTGATCGAGAACATGACCGAGGTCTTGTCATTGCCGGTGCGGTGCGGGAACTCCTTCGAGATGACCAGAAATCGGGTGATGTTCCTCCGGTTGTCCTGGATGTTTCTCTCAAGGATATTCAGATCATACATACGGGCCGCGATCTCGCTTGCGATTGCGGCAGTGTTTTTTTCCTTTGCAGCCAGTTCAGCTGCCTTGGCAGTGCTGGTCGATTCAGCGGCCGGCACACCGGGCATATTGGTTTCAAGCCATCCCCTGCATTGGGCGAGCCCCTGGGGATGTGAGTAGATCTTCCTGATCTTTGTCCTGTCTGTCTGTTTCGAAAGCAGGTTATGCGAGATCTCAAGGATGATCTCCGCAACGACCTGCAGCTCAGAGTCGATAAACATGTCGAGCGTGTGGCTCACAACACCTTCGTTCGAATTT
This genomic interval carries:
- a CDS encoding (d)CMP kinase yields the protein MNKVIAIDGPSGAGKSTIAKLLAQDLGYEYLDTGALYRAVALGLLHRGLNEDSGDDEIAAALEITKVSFRKGKVYLNHKNVSEEIRSPEASHFASVFSAHRLVRELLLDIQREALQHENLVAEGRDMTTVVFPYAYKKFYLDASAEERAERRTLEMNARGYEVSKEKIHLDILERDARDSGRDLAPLRIAEDAVVIDSTGMSVQDVFRKILRIIQQGEER
- the aroA gene encoding 3-phosphoshikimate 1-carboxyvinyltransferase, whose product is MRARSGGSSPERAKRGKTLDRIEITKAARFSGEVTPPPDKSISHRAVMFSSLAKGKGMVRNFLRAQDTESTMHAFRTLGIEIDDQGHTLIIYGKGLHGLTEPADVIDCGNSGTTIRLLSGVLAANPFFSVVTGDSSLRSRPMARIIKPLSLMGAHITGRDNNRYAPFAISGGNIKAIVYDMPMASAQVKSAILLAGLYAGGMTMITEPSKSRDHTERMLPAFGADLKTDGLNVSVHSGKELYAQEIDVPGDFSSAAFIMVAALLIPGAEVILRNVGINPTRTGLIDVLRSMGAHIEIENVRSVSGEPVADIFCKGQAGLKAATVTAEMVPSLIDEFPILCIAAARAEGTTIIRGAEELRLKESDRIKAMAAELSKMGVALEEFPDGISITGNETLKAAEVDSHGDHRIAMAMAVAGLLAGGTTVINNASAVAISFPDFFADIRRLTA
- a CDS encoding prephenate dehydrogenase/arogenate dehydrogenase family protein, which produces MVFPKTAVLGVGLLGASFSLAVKKQNISGHVFGYGRSRGNLERARNMGIIDVISSDPASACSDADLILLAAPTGSFIELVKQAAPSFKKGAIVTDVGSVKGDLVSELERLMPPDVHFIGSHPIAGSDRSGIDFAHADLFRDALCIVTPTEQSDPAALKKVTALWTGLGSKILSMGPAEHDRVYAAVSHLPHLIAYTMVNTVSDIDASYLSYCGQGFRDMTRIAASSPDIWSDISLLNRQNLIEMIAVFRNNLSRLETHLNTGDAGSLRREFARASEARENIGQD
- the aroF gene encoding 3-deoxy-7-phosphoheptulonate synthase, with amino-acid sequence MDIIVLGAEATEEDIRHIVKKLESRGLQAHISKGTERTIIGAIGDTSKVTEEEEDSFRAAPGVENVVRIVKPYRLASREFQKENTVINVRGIAIGGKKIPVMAGPCAVENRTVLSSIAEKVKAAGATFLRGGAFKPRTSPYAFQGLGEEGLQYLAEAREKTGLPIITEIMDPRDMDVINKYTDIIQIGARNMQNFRLLLEVGTSDKPVLLKRGLASTIKEWLMSAEYIMSRGNHNVMLCERGIRTFETATRNTLDLSAVPVLKELTHLPIVVDPSHGVGKRSLVAPMAKAAIAAGADALIIEVHSNPEEAMSDGDQSLRPEQFEQLMKEMKPVAAAVGREI
- a CDS encoding histidinol-phosphate transaminase, with the translated sequence MIKPPDYIAVIAPYVPGKPIEELERELGISNSIKLASNENPLGPSPEAVKAIKDSFSDLNRYPDGAGYYLKNALSEMLLITPDELILGNGSNELLDIAARTYLQAGDEAVMASPSFVVYGMAVQSVGGKSIQVPLKDFRHDLEAMAAAITPKTKMIFIANPNNPTGTINTNDEFDRLMEKITDDMLVVIDEAYYEYVTAPDYADSMKQFRAGKNILILRTFSKIYGLAGLRIGYGIAKKEILTDMNRLREPFNTNSLAQKAALAALRDTAHVANSRKTNNEGREYLYQQLAALNISFVPTEANFIYIPIADAVGLNNSMMKKGVITRPMGPRAIRVTIGLPEENRRFIEAFKEVISVSA
- the pheA gene encoding prephenate dehydratase; this encodes MGELDKLRKKIDAFDDEILELLNRRSEVVIEVGGIKRTQKSRFYKPDRERQILERLTSHNRGPFPNDALKAIYREILSASVSLEEPLKVSCLGPLATYTHLAALRHFGSSAAFLPVDSIKKVFENVETGKAEYGVVPIENSNEGVVSHTLDMFIDSELQVVAEIILEISHNLLSKQTDRTKIRKIYSHPQGLAQCRGWLETNMPGVPAAESTSTAKAAELAAKEKNTAAIASEIAARMYDLNILERNIQDNRRNITRFLVISKEFPHRTGNDKTSVMFSIKHKPGALYEVLLPFKRTKINLTKIESRPSKRKAWEYIFFVDMEGHVEDKKIRKAIDSLTENCLYLKILGSYPQGKVS